One Mercurialis annua linkage group LG3, ddMerAnnu1.2, whole genome shotgun sequence DNA window includes the following coding sequences:
- the LOC126671151 gene encoding protein FANTASTIC FOUR 1 produces MMSFCKKSVHSFLGLTISPMNNSFDILDHSKPLKTSGLGLITATDIHTSKSPPNVLESTTFKSPSPSPPSPPPPPPPAAPPLFKKDPGGVGFIDYVGGGCTESLGFESCDERRVDDESDELCSRTSTTATTRVTNNWRKNNIRERKEVKKFPPPLSSLNHNGQPSFYLRPVRKNGRLELTEVRIDRPEILRASREDGRLRLHLIRDDDEEEDNDCIKEIQEQECEHQENQELIDIQEEEVQENQEMEDEQEEEVQENQEEEVQENQEMEHEQEEEVQENDDEEEEIAGEWRFPVTGEGFRRCHELGAHHHRNDYHHHHHPHQHHHHHHNMHVWRQHCVTTR; encoded by the coding sequence ATGATGAGTTTTTGTAAGAAAAGTGTTCATTCTTTTTTAGGGCTCACTATTTCTCCCATGAACAATAGTTTTGATATTCTTGATCATTCAAAACCATTAAAAACCAGCGGTTTAGGTTTAATTACAGCCACTGATATTCATACCTCTAAATCACCACCTAACGTTCTTGAATCCACAACTTTTAAGTCTCCATCGCCGTCGCCTCCATCTCCTCCGCCTCCGCCGCCTCCGGCGGCACCTCCATTATTCAAGAAAGACCCGGGTGGGGTTGGTTTTATCGACTATGTTGGCGGTGGTTGCACTGAGAGTTTAGGGTTTGAGAGCTGCGATGAAAGACGAGTTGATGATGAGTCGGACGAGTTGTGTTCAAGAACGTCAACTACTGCGACAACTAGGGTTACTAATAATTGGAGGAAGAATAATATTAGAGAAAGAAAAGAGGTAAAGAAATTTCCGCCACCGCTTTCTTCTTTGAATCATAATGGTCAGCCTAGTTTTTATCTTAGACCGGTGAGGAAAAATGGAAGATTGGAGTTAACTGAGGTTAGAATTGATCGGCCGGAGATTTTACGCGCTTCTCGTGAAGATGGAAGGTTGAGATTGCACCTTATTAGAGATGATGACGAAGAAGAAGATAATGATTGTAttaaagaaattcaagaacaagAATGTGAAcatcaagaaaatcaagaattGATAGATATACAAGAAGAGGAAgttcaagaaaatcaagaaatgGAAGATGAACAAGAAGAGGAAgttcaagaaaatcaagaagaggaagttcaagaaaatcaagaaatgGAACATGAACAAGAAGAGGAAGTTCAAGaaaatgatgatgaagaagaagagataGCGGGAGAATGGAGGTTTCCGGTGACCGGAGAAGGGTTTAGGAGGTGTCATGAGCTAGGGGCTCATCACCACCGCAATGATTATCACCATCATCACCACCCCCACcaacaccaccaccaccaccacaatATGCATGTATGGAGACAACATTGTGTGACAACAAGATGA